The proteins below come from a single Natranaerofaba carboxydovora genomic window:
- a CDS encoding ATP-dependent helicase produces the protein MNVVDDSLLNEAQREAVCHGEGPLLILAGAGSGKTRVLTHRIAYLIEDAGVHPESILALTFTNKAANEMKERVGNLVKTAPPSWVSTFHSACVRILRKDIHHLGYDNNFLIYDTKDKNALVKECINEINLDSTKYKPAVVSNHISRVKNEPLDSGETNYGDNPSYFYENVERIKEIYQEKLKKNNALDFDDLLLFTLKLFEDNQDVLEYYQNKFGHILVDEFQDTNQIQYELIKKLASPENNLFVVGDDDQSIYLFRGADVRNILYFERDYGSCKVIKLEKNYRSTTNILDAANKVACNNPNRKPKKLYTDNGEGEKIKYFCGENEYEEARFIAREISESLNNYSKIAILYRTNAQSRAIEEALLKENIRHKVVGTSFYDRKEVRDILAYLMVIENPGADLQLERVINEPKRGIGKSTIEKVKNHAEENGISFFDALLECDQIGLGNKAVKSIKEFTEMISNFRKMREYLTIKELLQEVAETSGYIQALQKQDTREAEDRIENIKELYSTAADFDVEYGGTLHEFLTNLSLVTDLDKLDEEEDQDNNDGVVLMTLHSAKGLEFPVVFLTGMEEEIFPHFRALENETEMEEERRICYVGITRAENLLYLTRANRRTLYGRNRPFLPSRFLNEIDENLIEDLSNESESIANENSFIKGFSYGSNSFNSFNDSSFKNNKSKSYNNSKTDSSSNLKSPKPPSFNTSNTPQTPKQQSGESYKEGEILKHKKWGEGEVLKAQEIGGDWVLTVKFENEGIKKLAAGLAPIEKIK, from the coding sequence ATGAATGTGGTGGATGATTCATTGTTGAATGAAGCTCAAAGAGAAGCTGTATGTCACGGGGAAGGTCCTCTTCTAATATTGGCAGGGGCAGGTAGTGGGAAAACTAGGGTATTAACCCATAGGATAGCCTATCTTATTGAAGATGCGGGTGTTCATCCAGAGAGTATCCTTGCGCTTACTTTTACCAACAAAGCTGCAAACGAAATGAAAGAGCGTGTAGGAAACCTTGTGAAAACAGCTCCACCAAGCTGGGTGTCAACTTTTCACTCTGCTTGTGTTAGGATACTAAGAAAAGATATACACCATTTAGGGTATGATAACAATTTTTTGATATATGATACTAAGGATAAAAATGCTCTTGTTAAAGAGTGTATTAATGAAATAAATTTAGATAGTACAAAGTACAAGCCTGCCGTGGTTTCTAACCATATTAGCAGAGTGAAAAATGAACCTTTGGATTCTGGCGAAACAAATTATGGAGATAACCCAAGCTATTTTTATGAGAATGTAGAGAGGATTAAAGAAATATACCAGGAGAAGTTAAAGAAAAATAATGCTCTTGATTTTGATGATTTATTATTATTTACACTCAAATTATTTGAGGATAATCAGGATGTATTGGAGTATTATCAAAATAAATTTGGCCATATTTTGGTGGACGAATTTCAGGATACAAATCAGATTCAATATGAATTGATAAAAAAACTTGCTTCCCCGGAAAATAATCTATTCGTAGTTGGAGATGATGATCAGTCGATTTATTTATTCAGGGGAGCTGATGTAAGAAATATATTATATTTTGAAAGGGACTATGGTTCGTGTAAGGTGATTAAGCTAGAAAAAAATTACCGTTCAACTACAAATATACTTGATGCGGCCAACAAAGTTGCCTGCAATAATCCAAATAGAAAACCCAAAAAACTGTATACAGATAATGGTGAAGGCGAAAAGATAAAATATTTTTGTGGTGAGAATGAATATGAAGAAGCTAGATTTATTGCCCGGGAAATCAGTGAAAGCCTAAATAACTACTCGAAAATTGCCATATTATACCGTACAAATGCCCAGTCAAGAGCAATAGAAGAGGCTTTGTTAAAGGAAAATATTAGGCATAAAGTTGTAGGGACAAGTTTTTATGATCGTAAGGAAGTAAGAGATATCCTGGCTTATCTGATGGTAATAGAAAATCCAGGTGCAGATCTGCAGTTAGAGAGGGTTATTAATGAACCAAAACGTGGGATTGGTAAGAGTACTATAGAAAAGGTGAAAAATCATGCAGAAGAAAATGGGATTTCCTTTTTTGATGCATTGTTAGAGTGTGATCAGATAGGTCTTGGGAATAAAGCAGTAAAATCAATCAAAGAATTTACTGAAATGATTAGTAATTTTAGAAAAATGAGGGAATACTTAACGATAAAAGAACTGCTGCAGGAGGTAGCTGAGACAAGCGGCTATATCCAGGCCTTACAAAAGCAAGACACCAGGGAAGCAGAGGACAGGATAGAGAACATCAAAGAACTCTATTCAACGGCTGCGGATTTTGACGTGGAATATGGTGGGACTTTGCATGAGTTTTTGACTAACTTATCTCTTGTAACTGATTTGGACAAATTAGATGAAGAAGAAGATCAGGATAATAACGATGGAGTTGTTCTGATGACTCTACACAGTGCCAAAGGTCTAGAATTTCCTGTAGTGTTTTTGACTGGTATGGAAGAGGAGATCTTTCCTCACTTTAGAGCTTTAGAAAATGAAACAGAGATGGAAGAGGAAAGGCGAATTTGCTATGTAGGGATAACCAGGGCAGAAAATCTATTATATCTAACAAGAGCAAATAGAAGGACTCTATATGGAAGAAATAGGCCTTTCTTGCCTTCAAGATTTTTGAATGAAATAGACGAAAATTTGATAGAAGATCTATCCAATGAGTCGGAATCTATTGCAAATGAAAATTCATTTATTAAAGGGTTTTCTTATGGGTCTAACTCCTTTAATTCTTTTAATGATAGTTCTTTTAAGAATAATAAATCTAAATCCTATAATAACAGCAAAACTGACAGCTCTTCAAATCTAAAAAGTCCAAAGCCTCCTTCTTTTAACACTTCTAATACACCGCAAACGCCTAAACAACAAAGTGGCGAAAGTTATAAAGAAGGTGAGATTTTAAAACACAAAAAATGGGGCGAAGGAGAAGTTCTTAAAGCACAGGAAATTGGTGGAGATTGGGTGCTTACTGTCAAATTCGAAAACGAAGGGATCAAAAAGCTAGCTGCTGGTCTTGCCCCGATTGAAAAGATCAAATAG
- the purH gene encoding bifunctional phosphoribosylaminoimidazolecarboxamide formyltransferase/IMP cyclohydrolase has protein sequence MSDVKEVKRALISVSDKSGLVEFASKLADQGVEIISTGGTARKLKENDIPHKEVSEITSFPEILGGRVKTLHPYIHVGILAKEDEEHKKQLEEHGISYIDLVAINLYPFEETVSKPDVTMDDALENIDIGGPTMIRASAKNWPRVSIVVDPGNYSDILKELDNHGGIRESVRKELALKAFQHTNYYDSVIVDYLSKNIDDKETDTGEDDAEVFKEKDSIEFFNKTSLRYGENPHQNAAFYHTEDVDLRMHQGKELSFNNLNDTEAALNLVKEFTDPCVVAVKHTNPCGVGVSDDLLTAYRKAYDSDPVSIFGGIVALNRPCSEEVAEAITEIFVEVVIAPQYSREALEVFKKKPDIRVLETDYGREGTKLDIKPLTWGYICQEKDNKTASVKTWEQKTGGNLSEDKMKDLEIAYKVVKHVKSNAIVLVKDGQTVGVGAGQMKRVGSADIAIKEAGEKAKGSVMASDAFFPFNDTVQQGVDAGVSAIVQPGGSKRDEDSIKLAEENNIAMFFTGTRHFKH, from the coding sequence ATGAGTGATGTAAAAGAAGTTAAAAGAGCGCTGATAAGTGTATCAGATAAGTCGGGTTTGGTGGAATTTGCTTCAAAGCTTGCAGATCAAGGTGTAGAGATAATCTCTACGGGTGGAACAGCAAGAAAACTAAAAGAAAACGATATTCCTCATAAAGAAGTTAGTGAGATTACTTCATTTCCGGAAATTTTGGGTGGAAGGGTAAAAACACTGCATCCTTATATTCATGTGGGTATTCTAGCTAAAGAAGATGAAGAACATAAAAAACAGCTTGAAGAGCATGGTATTTCATATATCGATCTTGTAGCAATAAACCTATATCCTTTTGAAGAAACTGTTAGTAAGCCTGATGTCACGATGGATGATGCTCTAGAAAATATCGATATTGGCGGCCCTACTATGATAAGGGCATCAGCTAAGAACTGGCCCCGTGTGAGTATAGTTGTTGACCCAGGTAATTATTCTGATATCTTAAAAGAACTTGATAACCACGGTGGGATAAGAGAATCTGTTAGAAAAGAGCTTGCTTTAAAGGCTTTTCAACACACTAATTATTATGACAGTGTGATAGTTGACTATTTGAGTAAAAACATTGATGATAAAGAAACTGATACTGGTGAAGATGATGCAGAAGTATTTAAGGAAAAAGATAGTATTGAGTTTTTCAATAAGACCAGTTTAAGATATGGTGAGAACCCTCATCAAAATGCAGCATTCTATCACACAGAAGATGTAGATCTAAGGATGCATCAGGGCAAAGAGTTATCCTTTAATAATCTTAATGATACAGAAGCTGCCCTAAACCTTGTCAAAGAGTTTACCGACCCTTGTGTTGTAGCAGTTAAGCATACTAACCCTTGTGGTGTTGGTGTAAGTGACGATCTTCTTACAGCATACAGAAAAGCTTATGACAGTGATCCTGTAAGTATATTTGGTGGAATAGTAGCTCTAAATAGACCGTGCAGTGAGGAAGTTGCTGAGGCTATAACAGAAATTTTTGTTGAGGTTGTTATAGCGCCTCAGTACTCAAGAGAGGCTTTAGAGGTATTTAAGAAAAAGCCAGATATTAGAGTCCTTGAGACAGATTATGGTAGAGAAGGGACTAAACTAGACATAAAACCACTCACATGGGGATATATATGTCAAGAAAAAGATAACAAAACAGCAAGTGTAAAAACCTGGGAGCAAAAGACCGGTGGAAATCTGTCAGAGGATAAGATGAAAGATCTGGAAATTGCTTACAAAGTTGTTAAGCATGTTAAGTCAAACGCTATAGTTCTTGTTAAAGACGGCCAGACAGTTGGCGTTGGTGCAGGACAGATGAAAAGAGTCGGCTCTGCTGACATAGCTATAAAAGAGGCTGGTGAGAAAGCAAAGGGAAGTGTTATGGCGTCTGATGCATTTTTCCCATTTAATGATACAGTGCAGCAGGGAGTAGATGCTGGTGTATCAGCTATAGTACAGCCAGGTGGTTCTAAGCGTGACGAAGACTCTATTAAGCTTGCCGAAGAAAATAATATAGCTATGTTCTTCACAGGAACAAGACATTTTAAACACTAA
- the gatC gene encoding Asp-tRNA(Asn)/Glu-tRNA(Gln) amidotransferase subunit GatC, which yields MKVDKDIVRHVADLGRLYVKDEDVDAFAEQLGEVLKWADKLQELDLDGVEPTAHALDMKNVFRNDERRESLSTEKALENAPDKEDGYFKVPRIIEE from the coding sequence ATGAAGGTTGATAAGGATATTGTCAGGCATGTAGCGGATCTAGGGAGGCTTTATGTCAAGGATGAAGATGTGGACGCTTTTGCAGAGCAGCTAGGAGAGGTACTAAAGTGGGCAGACAAATTACAGGAGTTAGACCTTGATGGGGTAGAGCCAACTGCTCATGCTCTAGATATGAAAAATGTCTTTAGAAATGACGAAAGAAGAGAATCTCTATCTACAGAAAAGGCTCTTGAAAATGCACCTGATAAAGAAGATGGATACTTTAAAGTTCCAAGAATTATAGAAGAATAA
- the gatA gene encoding Asp-tRNA(Asn)/Glu-tRNA(Gln) amidotransferase subunit GatA, translating into MKLHKLSLYEAKEGLDKKEFSAKELVTSTFSRINEVDEKINAFISVDEETAISKAEEIDDNRAKGEKLPPYAGVPVAIKDNMCTDGIKTTCASKILENFVPPFDATVVKMLRDTGFIMVGKTNLDEFAMGSSTENSAFFTTKNPWDLNKVPGGSSGGSAASVASAEVPLALGSDTGGSIRQPAAFCGVVGFKPTYGRVSRYGLVAFASSFDQIGPFARNVKDVALSMNVISGHDEMDSTSADIDAPDFTKSLDKGVNGMKIGIPEEYFQLGVKSEIKNVVKNAINTIDDQGAMVEDISLPTTEYALTSYYLISPAEASSNLARFDGVRYGTRLSDENLKSLYYETRSQGFGEEVKRRIMLGNYALSSGYYDDYYLKGLKVRTLIKREFEDIFGKYDVLMAPTTPTLPFNIGEQIDDPATMYLNDICTVPVNLAGLPAISVPCGFVEGNPVGIQIIGKPFDEAKVLQVASELEKTLNLGQKIPGES; encoded by the coding sequence ATGAAATTACATAAACTAAGTCTCTATGAAGCTAAAGAGGGACTTGATAAAAAAGAGTTTAGTGCAAAAGAATTGGTCACCTCAACCTTTTCAAGAATTAATGAAGTAGATGAAAAAATTAATGCGTTTATATCCGTAGATGAAGAGACAGCAATAAGTAAAGCTGAAGAAATAGATGACAACAGGGCTAAGGGAGAAAAACTCCCGCCTTACGCTGGGGTACCTGTCGCAATTAAAGACAATATGTGTACTGATGGTATTAAGACTACGTGTGCATCAAAAATACTTGAAAATTTTGTGCCTCCTTTTGATGCGACCGTTGTCAAAATGCTTCGAGATACAGGGTTTATTATGGTAGGAAAAACTAATTTAGACGAATTTGCCATGGGTTCATCTACCGAAAACTCTGCGTTTTTTACCACCAAAAATCCCTGGGATTTGAATAAAGTTCCTGGTGGTTCAAGTGGGGGGTCTGCTGCATCTGTTGCTTCAGCGGAAGTACCCCTTGCTCTTGGATCAGACACGGGTGGTTCTATCAGACAACCTGCAGCCTTTTGTGGTGTAGTGGGTTTTAAGCCTACATACGGAAGAGTATCTAGATACGGACTTGTGGCTTTTGCGTCATCTTTTGATCAGATAGGTCCTTTTGCTAGAAATGTTAAAGATGTTGCTCTTAGTATGAACGTTATATCTGGCCATGATGAGATGGATTCCACTTCTGCTGACATAGATGCACCTGATTTTACTAAATCATTAGACAAAGGTGTCAATGGAATGAAAATTGGTATACCGGAGGAATATTTCCAACTAGGGGTAAAAAGTGAAATAAAAAATGTAGTCAAAAATGCTATAAATACTATTGATGATCAAGGAGCTATGGTGGAAGATATATCACTTCCAACCACAGAGTATGCACTTACTTCCTATTATCTTATAAGTCCTGCAGAAGCATCAAGTAACCTTGCCAGATTTGATGGTGTAAGGTATGGAACAAGATTATCTGATGAGAATCTAAAGAGTCTTTACTATGAAACTAGAAGTCAGGGTTTTGGAGAAGAGGTTAAAAGAAGAATTATGCTTGGAAATTATGCTTTGAGCTCTGGGTATTATGATGATTATTACCTTAAAGGTTTAAAAGTTAGAACTCTGATTAAAAGAGAGTTCGAAGACATATTTGGAAAATATGATGTTCTGATGGCGCCAACTACTCCAACTCTGCCATTTAATATAGGTGAGCAGATTGATGATCCAGCTACCATGTATTTAAACGACATCTGTACCGTACCGGTTAACCTTGCCGGACTCCCTGCAATTTCAGTTCCTTGCGGCTTTGTTGAAGGAAACCCTGTAGGTATTCAGATTATAGGTAAGCCTTTTGATGAAGCTAAAGTACTGCAGGTGGCATCAGAATTAGAAAAAACACTGAATTTGGGGCAAAAGATACCAGGAGAGAGCTAA
- the ligA gene encoding NAD-dependent DNA ligase LigA, which translates to MDEKQAKKKIQELKKTIEYHNHKYYVLDSPEIDDKEYDRLMKELIELEENYPSLKTPDSPSQRVGGEPLDEFSRVRHTVPMLSLANAENEQELREFDNRLRRLIGDDRSFSYVCELKIDGLAVSLVYENGVFVRGATRGDGLVGEDITNNLKTVRSIPLSLNSSYNLEVRGEVFMPKGAFYKLNEEKEKKGEEPFANPRNAAAGSLRQLDPKIAAKRELDIFLYSVPYIDIEENIEKKEFQSHYETLEFIKSIGFKVNPYIEKFSTIEGVVDYCTGFLERKPELQYDIDGIVIKVDEISIQNELGTTAKSPRWAIAYKFPAEKKVTQVQNIIINVGRTGALTPVAFLEPVNVAGSVVKRASLHNEDILNEKGIKIGDFVEIQKAGDIIPEIVRVIEEKRTGEEKDFVYPKECPVCKTEAVRLEDEAILRCINPSCPAQTVEKIIHFVSRDAMDVEGLGDKLVEKLYNEGLIKDVADLYYLSKDDIAGLSGFGEKSAENLINAIEESKSRPLTNLIFALGIRFVGKKAAGLLAKKYRTIDKLLDAKEEDIAEIPGMGEKIADSIVKFLSDENSLSLINKLKEAGVNMEETQEDEGEDRSFEGSIFNGKSVVLTGKVEGYSREEVKKILDRLGADVKNSVSRNTDIVIAGEDAGSKVDKARELGVEIMSGEEFLDKVGYL; encoded by the coding sequence TTGGATGAAAAACAAGCTAAAAAGAAAATTCAAGAACTAAAAAAGACAATTGAATATCACAATCATAAATACTACGTACTAGATTCCCCGGAAATTGATGATAAAGAATATGACAGGCTGATGAAGGAGCTTATAGAACTTGAAGAAAACTATCCTTCATTAAAAACACCAGACTCTCCTAGTCAAAGGGTTGGAGGAGAACCATTAGACGAATTCTCCCGGGTGCGTCATACTGTTCCTATGCTTAGTCTAGCTAATGCTGAGAATGAACAGGAGCTTAGAGAGTTTGATAACAGATTGAGACGTCTAATAGGTGATGATAGGTCATTTTCTTATGTTTGTGAGCTAAAAATTGATGGACTTGCTGTATCTTTGGTATATGAGAATGGTGTTTTTGTTAGAGGGGCTACCAGGGGAGATGGCTTAGTTGGAGAGGATATCACTAATAACTTAAAAACAGTTAGATCTATTCCTCTAAGTTTAAACAGCAGTTATAACCTGGAAGTTAGAGGCGAAGTGTTTATGCCAAAGGGTGCTTTTTATAAACTTAATGAAGAGAAAGAAAAAAAAGGCGAAGAACCTTTTGCCAACCCTAGAAATGCTGCTGCTGGCTCACTGCGACAGCTTGATCCCAAGATAGCTGCCAAAAGGGAGTTAGATATCTTTTTATATTCTGTACCTTATATCGATATTGAAGAAAATATTGAAAAAAAAGAGTTTCAGAGTCACTATGAAACTCTAGAGTTTATCAAAAGTATTGGTTTTAAGGTTAATCCATATATTGAAAAGTTTTCAACTATAGAAGGGGTCGTTGATTATTGTACTGGTTTTTTGGAGAGAAAACCTGAATTACAATATGATATTGATGGAATTGTGATAAAGGTAGATGAGATTTCAATACAGAATGAACTTGGTACAACTGCAAAAAGTCCCAGGTGGGCTATAGCATACAAATTTCCTGCTGAAAAGAAAGTTACCCAAGTTCAAAATATTATAATAAATGTAGGTAGAACTGGAGCCCTTACCCCTGTGGCTTTTTTGGAGCCAGTAAATGTTGCAGGCTCGGTAGTTAAGAGAGCAAGTTTACATAATGAAGACATATTGAATGAAAAGGGTATAAAAATTGGGGATTTTGTAGAAATACAAAAGGCAGGGGATATTATACCGGAAATAGTAAGGGTTATAGAAGAAAAAAGAACTGGAGAAGAAAAAGATTTTGTCTACCCTAAAGAATGTCCAGTCTGTAAAACTGAAGCTGTGAGATTAGAAGATGAAGCAATACTTCGCTGTATCAACCCTTCATGCCCTGCCCAAACAGTAGAAAAGATAATTCATTTTGTTTCTAGAGATGCAATGGATGTTGAAGGGTTAGGTGACAAATTAGTAGAAAAACTATATAACGAAGGATTAATTAAAGACGTTGCAGATCTCTATTATCTTTCAAAAGATGATATAGCTGGTCTGTCAGGATTTGGCGAAAAATCTGCTGAGAACTTAATAAATGCAATTGAAGAAAGTAAAAGCCGCCCCCTTACTAATCTAATTTTCGCTCTGGGGATAAGATTTGTAGGTAAGAAAGCAGCAGGCCTTTTGGCAAAGAAGTATCGCACTATTGATAAGCTTCTAGACGCTAAAGAAGAAGATATCGCAGAAATCCCCGGTATGGGAGAAAAAATAGCAGACAGCATAGTTAAGTTTTTAAGTGATGAGAACTCATTAAGTTTAATCAATAAGTTAAAAGAAGCAGGAGTTAATATGGAAGAAACGCAAGAAGATGAAGGTGAGGATAGAAGTTTTGAAGGTAGTATTTTTAATGGCAAAAGCGTTGTATTGACAGGAAAAGTAGAAGGATACTCAAGGGAAGAGGTTAAAAAAATCCTTGACAGGCTTGGTGCTGATGTTAAAAATAGTGTTAGCAGGAATACAGACATTGTAATAGCAGGTGAAGATGCAGGTTCAAAGGTTGATAAAGCAAGAGAGCTTGGGGTAGAGATTATGAGTGGGGAGGAATTCTTAGATAAGGTAGGCTATTTGTAG
- the purN gene encoding phosphoribosylglycinamide formyltransferase: MTDKTNKTDKSQGKKIAVLASGSGTNFQAIIDSVDTGYIPASIELLITDNAQAVALKRAKKANIDTRIFYPSRYQNREAMEREMIKELKDREVDYIILAGYMRLLTSIFVKEYKNKIVNVHPSLLPAFPGDNSVKEALDYGVKFTGCTVHFVDEGVDTGPILIQRPVKVFENDTADSLKGRIQKREWQLLPRAVRALVTGNLKRIDERKWIIINE, encoded by the coding sequence ATGACTGATAAAACTAACAAAACTGATAAAAGTCAGGGGAAAAAAATAGCAGTCCTTGCTTCTGGAAGTGGAACGAATTTTCAAGCTATTATTGATTCTGTCGATACTGGTTATATACCTGCAAGTATAGAGCTGTTGATTACTGACAACGCTCAGGCAGTAGCTCTTAAAAGGGCTAAAAAAGCGAATATAGATACTAGAATTTTTTATCCTTCAAGATATCAAAATAGAGAAGCTATGGAGAGGGAAATGATCAAAGAGCTAAAAGATCGAGAAGTTGATTACATAATACTTGCGGGATATATGCGTCTTTTGACGTCAATTTTTGTAAAGGAGTACAAAAACAAAATTGTAAATGTTCATCCCTCTCTTTTGCCGGCATTTCCAGGTGATAATTCTGTTAAAGAAGCTCTTGATTATGGTGTTAAATTTACGGGGTGTACAGTTCATTTTGTTGATGAAGGTGTAGATACAGGTCCTATATTGATACAGCGACCGGTAAAAGTGTTTGAAAACGATACTGCAGATAGTCTAAAAGGAAGAATTCAAAAACGTGAATGGCAGCTACTGCCAAGGGCTGTAAGGGCTTTGGTAACTGGTAACTTAAAAAGAATAGACGAAAGGAAGTGGATTATAATCAATGAGTGA
- the purD gene encoding phosphoribosylamine--glycine ligase: MRVLVVGSGGREHALCKKINESSKVKELFVAPGNYGIKKEASCVDISVEDISSLVSFAKEKEIDLTIVGPEAPLALGIVDEFEKEGLKIFGPSKEAAKLESSKVFAKQVMEENDIPTARASEFTDSDEAKKFAASLVPPVAIKADGLCAGKGVVIAQSREEILQTVVGFMEEKEFGDASAKILIEEYLEGQEVSVLAFCDGENIIPMVSSQDHKPAYDGDRGPNTGGMGAYSPAPIFSDEDMDFTTKNVLKPTVKAMGEKGVPFKGILYAGLIMTEQGPKVLEFNVRFGDPEAQAVIPRLKTDLVDVMIAACNGKLDSITLDWDDRPAVCVVAASGGYPGSYTKGYEIKGIDDFDDSSDVMLFGAGVKDKEGVPVTAGGRVLGVTAMADTLADAQQKAYRRLGQIDFKDMHYRRDIGDKGVNL; encoded by the coding sequence GTGAGAGTTTTGGTGGTTGGCTCAGGGGGTAGGGAACACGCCCTTTGCAAAAAGATAAATGAAAGTTCCAAAGTAAAAGAGCTGTTCGTGGCACCCGGGAACTATGGGATTAAAAAGGAAGCTAGCTGTGTTGATATTTCAGTTGAAGATATATCTTCTCTTGTTTCTTTTGCCAAGGAAAAGGAGATCGATTTAACTATAGTAGGACCTGAAGCCCCCCTTGCTTTAGGAATAGTAGATGAATTTGAAAAGGAAGGGCTAAAAATATTTGGCCCTTCAAAAGAAGCTGCCAAATTAGAGTCTAGTAAAGTCTTTGCCAAGCAGGTAATGGAGGAAAATGATATACCAACGGCAAGAGCAAGTGAGTTTACAGATAGTGATGAAGCAAAAAAATTCGCCGCTTCTCTTGTCCCGCCAGTTGCCATAAAGGCTGATGGTCTTTGTGCCGGGAAAGGGGTAGTAATTGCACAAAGTAGAGAAGAGATTTTGCAGACAGTGGTAGGTTTTATGGAAGAAAAAGAGTTTGGAGATGCTAGCGCCAAAATTTTGATTGAAGAGTACTTAGAAGGTCAGGAAGTATCGGTTCTTGCTTTTTGTGATGGGGAAAATATTATTCCCATGGTATCTAGTCAGGACCATAAACCTGCTTATGATGGTGATAGAGGGCCAAATACCGGTGGCATGGGAGCATATTCGCCAGCGCCCATCTTTAGTGATGAAGACATGGACTTTACCACAAAAAATGTTCTAAAGCCTACAGTCAAAGCAATGGGTGAAAAAGGGGTTCCCTTTAAAGGCATTCTTTATGCCGGACTGATCATGACAGAACAAGGGCCAAAGGTATTGGAGTTTAATGTCAGATTTGGTGATCCTGAAGCTCAGGCTGTGATTCCAAGGTTAAAAACTGACCTGGTGGATGTTATGATCGCAGCATGTAATGGTAAATTAGATAGTATTACCCTTGATTGGGATGATAGACCTGCTGTGTGTGTGGTAGCAGCATCTGGGGGTTATCCTGGATCTTATACTAAAGGATATGAGATAAAGGGAATTGATGATTTTGATGATTCAAGTGATGTGATGCTTTTTGGAGCAGGCGTCAAAGATAAAGAAGGTGTTCCTGTCACTGCAGGTGGCAGGGTTCTTGGTGTGACTGCTATGGCTGACACTTTGGCAGATGCCCAGCAAAAGGCGTATAGAAGACTTGGTCAGATAGATTTTAAGGATATGCATTATAGAAGGGATATTGGCGATAAGGGAGTTAATCTATAA